GCGTCGGCAGCAACCAGACTTGGGAACGTAGTCTCGGCTTGTCCGGCGGCGATGACAAAACCCGCTTCAACCTCGGCGCCAGCCTCGATGAAACCGCTGGCCTCGACCGTACCCATGAGTCGTATCCAAGCGACGGCGATCATGACGCCTACCGCAACAAGTCCGTCAGCCTGAGCCTCAGCCATGCGCTGACCGATGACATCGAAGTCGGCGCCAATCTGCTGGATAACCGCGGCAAGAGCGAGTTCGACAATCCGTTCGGGCGCTTCGACATGACCACTTTCGAGTCGCTACAGCAGCAGCCGTACAGCGATTTCAACGTCAGCAGCATCAGCAGTTACGTCGATGCTCGGGTCAACGACCTCTGGAAAACCCGCGTCGAATTTGGCCACAGCGAAAACCGCGAGAAGACCCTCGACAAGCTCAGCGACGAGCGCACGGTGTTCAACACCTACCGCGACTCGGTGAACTGGCAGAACGACTTGACCCTGAATGCGCGCAACAGCCTGATCCTCGGCGGCGATTGGTATGAAGACCGAGTCAACAGCAGCACCGCGTTCGACGAGGACAGCCGCTGGAACCGCGCGGCGTTTATCCAGCATCGCTATCAGGCCGACAACTTCTCCACGGAACTGGGTCTGCGCCATGATGAAAACCAGCAGTTCGGCAGCCAGAACACCTGGAGTGGCACGTTCACCCTGCCGCTGAACCCGGACAATGACTTGCTGTTGAGTTACAGCGAGGGCTTCCGCGCACCGACCTTCAATGACCTGTACTACCCGGACTTCAGCAACCCGAACCTGAAACCGGAAACCTCCAAGAGCTACGAACTGCAATGGCGCAGCCAGTTGAGCGACAGCGCTCGACTGGAAGCTTCGCTGTACCGCACCGATCTGGAAGACGCGATCATCTTTGGCAGCAACTCGCGGCCGGAGAACGTGGCCTCCGCGCGGATCAATGGTTTTGAAGCAGCGCTGAAGCAGGAGCTGTTTGGCTGGCAGAGCAACCTAGGCGTGTCGATCATCGACCCGCGCGACCGTGACACCGGCCACACCTTGGCGCGACGGGCCCGGCGCACGGCCAGTTGGGATCTGGATCGACAGTTCGACCGACTGGGCGTGGGCGCCAGTTGGCAACTGGTCAGCGGCAGTTACGACGACTTGAACAACACTCAGCCACTGGGTGGCTACGGCACGCTCGGCTTGCGCAGCAGTTGGGCGCTGAACCGTGAGATCAAGCTCGACCTAAAGGTGGATAACTTGCTGGACAAAGGTTACAGCCGTGCGAACTACAGTTACGACGGCAACCAGTATGGCTATCGAGAGGAAGGCCGGGCTTGGGTGTTTGGGGTGACCTGGACGCCTGAACTGCGCTGAAATCCTCTGTAGGAGCTGCCGCAGGCTGCGATCTTTTGATCTAAAAATCAAAGTCAAAAGATCGCAGCCTGCGGCAGCTCCTACAGGGATTATTTGTCTGGTGCGATCACTTGGCAGAGCTTGGCGGTGGCGTCGATCATTTGGCCGCTCGGCCGTTCGAGGCCTTTATCGGTGACCAACAGGAGTTTCCCCTGCCTCACCGCTGCCACCTGCGGCCAAGCCTTCCACGCCTCAAGCTGCGCCTGATCACCCGCGAGAATCACCTCTGGATCACGCTGCAGCACTGCTTCGGTACTCACCTGCGGTGCCGGCAGGCTCAGGTCGCCAAAGACATTGCGCGCACCGCACACTTCCAGCGCATCGCTAATGATCTGCCCGCCACCGACGGTGTACAGAGGGTTGTCCCAGACCTGATAGAACACTTTCAGCGGCACGTCCCGACGATAGCGCTGACGCAGATCTCCCAACTTATTGCGAAGATCCGCAGCCAGTTTCATCCCGCGCTCGGGCCGGCCCAGTTGAGAAGAAATGGCTTCAATCTGTCCTGAAAGCTGTTCCAGGCTGTGGGGTTCGGCGACATAAGTGGGAATGTTGAGCCGTTTGAGCTGATCACGCTGGGCCGGTCCGACGCTGCCGGGCCAAAGCAATAACAGATCAGGCTTGAGGCTGAGCAAACGCTCCATGTCGAGTTGGCCGTAGCGACCCACCGAGGGAACATTCGCAATCGCGGCAGGCCGCTCGCCGGCATCCAGCACACCGATCAGCAGATCGGCAGAGTCCAGCTCAACGACGATTTCAGAAAGAGAAGGCGCAAGGCTGACCACACGCAGGGCAGGCAGCACCGGCCCGCTGACGGCCAGCAGCAGAACCGCCAGCCAGAGACGGCGCATCAGCCGAGTTGACGCGGAATGCGGTAGAGGTAGAACAGCACCGCCGTGGACAATGCCAGCAGCATCAGCGGCACCGCCTCCAGGCCGACGAAGACCGCCAATGCGCCGATCCATGCGGGCAGTGCCGCCACAAGAAACGCTGCACGACGGCGGGCAGCGAGGGCAATCCAGGCTGCCGGTTCATCCGGAGTATCCAGGGCTTTTTGCGTGGCGATCAGCGCATGTTTGTAGCGGCCGAAAAATTTCAGGCTGACAAACATTGAGGCGACACCGGCGATAAAGAACGGCATCGCCAGCACTGGCAGGATAGCCTCGCTTTGACCGAACACGGCGTTGAGCACGAACAACGGCACCAGCGCCAGCGTCAGGTATTTCCACCAGTCGACGCTGAGGCGACGGCGCACCTGACCGCGAGTCACGCCCGGTCTACCTCGCCCTGATGCTCATTGCCCATCATGTGGTCGAGTTTGCTGGCCTTGGTCGCCAGGTACAGTTTGTTGTGCGGGTTGTGGCCGGTGTGCAGCGGCACACGCTCGGCGACGACGATCCCCATGTCGGTCAATGCTTTGACCTTGCGTGGGTTGTTGGTCATCAGACGCAGGGATTTCACGCCCAGGTGTTCGAGCATCGGCAGGCACATGGCGTAGTCGCGCTGGTCGGCGGCAAAGCCCAGACGTTCGTTGGCTTCAACGGTGTCGGCGCCGCCGTCCTGCAATTCGTAGGCACGGATCTTGTTCAGCAGGCCGATGCCACGACCTTCCTGGCGCAGGTACAGCAACACGCCGCGACCTTCGCGAGCGATGGCTTTGAGCGCGCCTTCAAGTTGCGAGCCGCAGTCGCAACGTTGGCTGAACAAGGCGTCACCCGTGAGGCATTCGGAGTGCAAGCGGCCGAGTACCGGGGCACCGTCGGCAAAATCACCCAGACTCAGCACGACGTGCTCGCGGCCGGTGGCTTCATCGAGAAAACCGTGCATGGTGAATTGCGCAAAAGGCGTTGGCAGCTTGGAAGCGGCGACAAAAACGACAGGCACCGGTGTGCTCCTGATCTAAAAAAGTCTGAAGATTCGCTGGGCGGCATTGTAACAGCAGGTTCCTACAGACGCTTAGGCTGAATTATCGGGCATAACGATCAAAAAGTTTGATGACTCCGGACAACATGGACAGCTGTAGGAGCTGTCGAGTGAAACGAGGCTGCGATCTTCTGATCCTGATTTTTAAGATCAAGGTCAAAAGATCGCAGCGTGCCGCAGCGCCTACAGGGGTTTCGCGTCAGGGCGAACCAAACGGATACGGCTGCTTCCAGCGCGCGAAGATCGGTTTCAGCTCACCGCTCTTCACCAACTGCGTCATGCGCTGGTCAAACAGCGCCATCAACGTGCGCGCCTGCGGCGTATTGGCGAAGCACAGGTAAAGCGGCAGTTCGGCGATATGCGTCGTACGGAACTGCGACGGATCCCTGGCCCGGCTGAGCACATAGTCGATCTCAGTCAACGCGTCGATGTAGTAGTCGGCGCGGTTGCGGGTCAGCATCGACAGGATGCCGGTGCGGCGGATGACTTCGTTATAGCTGCGCACATTGGGCAGATAGTTCTGATAGTCGTAGCCGCGCACCCACGCGAGTCGATAGCTGCCAAGGGTTTCCGGCGTCGGCGCCGGGTTACTGGCAAGACCCAACGCGTAAACGTGGTCGGTGTCGAAATTCCAGCGCGGATAAAGCAGGTCGCTGAACTCTTGATGATAAGAGCCGACACAGGCATCGACCTCGCCACGCTGGGCCAGGCCCACTGAGCGTGTGTACGGCTCGGTGCGAATATCCAGTTTCACCCCGGCCGGTTCGAATACCTTGCGTAACACGTCCCAGCCCAGGCCATGACCGTCGGCGGCGGTGTAGTCTTCCCAGTCTTCACTGGCCAGATGGATGACCGAGGGTGCCGGCGGGGCTTCCTGCGCACTGGCCACAGTGCTCAGCAAGGCAAAAACCAACAGCGCCAACCAGCGTCCCGCCATCCTTAGTTTCCTCACTTACCGCCCGCACCATGAAAGATCAGGCGAAAATCCACACCAGTCCCTGCATCGCCAGCCAGGCGAACACACCGGCCAGCACATCGTCGAGCATGATGCCGACGCCGCCGTGGACATGCCGGTCGATCCAGCGAATCGGCCACGGCTTGAGAATGTCGAAGAAGCGAAACACCAGAAAACCCGCGAGCAACCAGTACCAGCCTTCCGGCACCAGCCACAGGGTGATCCACATCCCGACCATTTCGTCCCAGACGATGCCTTCGTGGTCGTGCACCCGCAGATCGTCGGCCACTTTGCCGCACAGCCAGAAGCCGAACAGCATGGTGATCCCGAGCATCAGCCAGTAACCCCAGTCAGGCAGCATCTGCCACAACGGGATAAAGGGTAGCGCAACTAACGAGCCCCACGTGCCCGGCGCCTTGGGCAAGGTGCCCGAACCGAAGCCGAAGGCGAGGAAATGCCAGGGATTGCGCCAGACAGACGGCGGAACGAATTCGGCCGGAACCTGTTTCGGGTGATCTGTCACGGTGTCTCCTGAAAATGTTGATAGCCCCGGATTTGCGGGGTGATGTCATGCCCTTCGCGATCCAGCAGGACCACGCCCTGCCCTTCGGCTACGCGACCGACCACATGGATAGGCCAGCCATTGGCCAGCAGTGCCGGCAACTCGACGGACGGTAGCGTGAAGGCCAACACGTAATCATCGCCACCACTGAGCGCTGCACGCTCGGCGCCACGCTGGCCGAGAAACGCCACTAAAGCATCCGACAACGGCACGCGCTCGCGTTCAATCTCAAGCCGCACCTTCGACGCCAGGGCGATGTGGCCGCAATCGGCGAGCAGGCCATCGGAGATGTCCAGCGCTGACGTGGCTTTGCCGCGCAACGCCTGACCGAGGGCCAGTTGCGGTTGTGGCGACCAATAGTGATCGAGCAGCGGTTGGGCGATGTCCGGCGTGGCGTCGCGCTGGCCCAATACCAGCGGCAACGCACCGGCTGCATTGCCCAGTTCACCGCCGACACACAGCAAGTCACCCGGCTGCGCGCCGCTACGGGTCAAGGATTGCCCCGCCGGGACGCGACCGAACACGGTGACGGTCAAGCTCAGCGGCCCGCGCGTGGTATCACCACCGACCAACGCCACGCCGCAGCTCTGCGCCTTACGGTTCAAACCACGGGCATAGGCTTGCAGCCAATCGGCGGTCACCGTGGGCA
The sequence above is drawn from the Pseudomonas sp. FP2196 genome and encodes:
- a CDS encoding ABC transporter substrate-binding protein, which codes for MAGRWLALLVFALLSTVASAQEAPPAPSVIHLASEDWEDYTAADGHGLGWDVLRKVFEPAGVKLDIRTEPYTRSVGLAQRGEVDACVGSYHQEFSDLLYPRWNFDTDHVYALGLASNPAPTPETLGSYRLAWVRGYDYQNYLPNVRSYNEVIRRTGILSMLTRNRADYYIDALTEIDYVLSRARDPSQFRTTHIAELPLYLCFANTPQARTLMALFDQRMTQLVKSGELKPIFARWKQPYPFGSP
- a CDS encoding cobalamin-binding protein, coding for MRRLWLAVLLLAVSGPVLPALRVVSLAPSLSEIVVELDSADLLIGVLDAGERPAAIANVPSVGRYGQLDMERLLSLKPDLLLLWPGSVGPAQRDQLKRLNIPTYVAEPHSLEQLSGQIEAISSQLGRPERGMKLAADLRNKLGDLRQRYRRDVPLKVFYQVWDNPLYTVGGGQIISDALEVCGARNVFGDLSLPAPQVSTEAVLQRDPEVILAGDQAQLEAWKAWPQVAAVRQGKLLLVTDKGLERPSGQMIDATAKLCQVIAPDK
- the thiL gene encoding thiamine-phosphate kinase is translated as MGEFELIRNFFSASPCAQGGEGVALGIGDDCALLAVPPGEQLAISTDTLVAGVHFADPCDPFLLGQRSLAVAVSDLAAMGATPVAFTLALTVPTVTADWLQAYARGLNRKAQSCGVALVGGDTTRGPLSLTVTVFGRVPAGQSLTRSGAQPGDLLCVGGELGNAAGALPLVLGQRDATPDIAQPLLDHYWSPQPQLALGQALRGKATSALDISDGLLADCGHIALASKVRLEIERERVPLSDALVAFLGQRGAERAALSGGDDYVLAFTLPSVELPALLANGWPIHVVGRVAEGQGVVLLDREGHDITPQIRGYQHFQETP
- the ribA gene encoding GTP cyclohydrolase II, translated to MPVVFVAASKLPTPFAQFTMHGFLDEATGREHVVLSLGDFADGAPVLGRLHSECLTGDALFSQRCDCGSQLEGALKAIAREGRGVLLYLRQEGRGIGLLNKIRAYELQDGGADTVEANERLGFAADQRDYAMCLPMLEHLGVKSLRLMTNNPRKVKALTDMGIVVAERVPLHTGHNPHNKLYLATKASKLDHMMGNEHQGEVDRA
- a CDS encoding phosphatidylglycerophosphatase A; translation: MTDHPKQVPAEFVPPSVWRNPWHFLAFGFGSGTLPKAPGTWGSLVALPFIPLWQMLPDWGYWLMLGITMLFGFWLCGKVADDLRVHDHEGIVWDEMVGMWITLWLVPEGWYWLLAGFLVFRFFDILKPWPIRWIDRHVHGGVGIMLDDVLAGVFAWLAMQGLVWIFA
- a CDS encoding MFS transporter, translating into MTRGQVRRRLSVDWWKYLTLALVPLFVLNAVFGQSEAILPVLAMPFFIAGVASMFVSLKFFGRYKHALIATQKALDTPDEPAAWIALAARRRAAFLVAALPAWIGALAVFVGLEAVPLMLLALSTAVLFYLYRIPRQLG
- a CDS encoding TonB-dependent receptor domain-containing protein; amino-acid sequence: MNLPRLALPFLLLPTASTFADTFERDQALKLPDTLISANRQVEARNDSSAANTVFTREDIDRLQPSDVPDLLRRVPGVQVAQAGGRGSLPGVYIRGTQSAQSLVLVDGQRIGSSTSGDSNLQHLNIEQIERVEVLRGSRSVIYGSDAIGGVIQIFTRRGSEQGLQPRLHVGVGSNQTWERSLGLSGGDDKTRFNLGASLDETAGLDRTHESYPSDGDHDAYRNKSVSLSLSHALTDDIEVGANLLDNRGKSEFDNPFGRFDMTTFESLQQQPYSDFNVSSISSYVDARVNDLWKTRVEFGHSENREKTLDKLSDERTVFNTYRDSVNWQNDLTLNARNSLILGGDWYEDRVNSSTAFDEDSRWNRAAFIQHRYQADNFSTELGLRHDENQQFGSQNTWSGTFTLPLNPDNDLLLSYSEGFRAPTFNDLYYPDFSNPNLKPETSKSYELQWRSQLSDSARLEASLYRTDLEDAIIFGSNSRPENVASARINGFEAALKQELFGWQSNLGVSIIDPRDRDTGHTLARRARRTASWDLDRQFDRLGVGASWQLVSGSYDDLNNTQPLGGYGTLGLRSSWALNREIKLDLKVDNLLDKGYSRANYSYDGNQYGYREEGRAWVFGVTWTPELR